One genomic segment of Oscillatoria salina IIICB1 includes these proteins:
- a CDS encoding type II toxin-antitoxin system RelE/ParE family toxin, whose product MSEKYQVIIQPSAEKGIKEAYFWVSNYSPRQARSWLEGLYQAILSLGQMPRRCSFAFENNFFTEEIRQLLYGKGKPYI is encoded by the coding sequence TATCATCCAGCCGTCAGCAGAAAAAGGAATTAAAGAGGCGTATTTCTGGGTTAGCAACTATTCACCTCGCCAAGCCCGAAGTTGGCTAGAAGGACTTTATCAAGCTATACTCTCTCTAGGACAAATGCCCCGACGTTGTTCTTTCGCCTTTGAGAATAACTTTTTTACAGAAGAAATCAGACAACTTCTGTATGGCAAAGGCAAACCCTACATATAG